A window of the Cannabis sativa cultivar Pink pepper isolate KNU-18-1 chromosome X, ASM2916894v1, whole genome shotgun sequence genome harbors these coding sequences:
- the LOC115718130 gene encoding 17.6 kDa class II heat shock protein-like, translating to MDFTNNNNNNNNNNNNNIRLISQPLFSILENILEFPEKFQNNNPTRAYVRDAKAMAATPSNVIEYADAYAIVVDMPGIKPSQIKVQVEDDGVLVVAEERRRPEGENGGGDGVKYLRMERRVGKFMRKFCLPENSDKDNVSAAHNDRILTVTVRKIPPPVTQRPKTIEVKGA from the exons ATGGATTTcacaaacaacaacaacaacaacaacaacaacaacaacaacaacatcagaTTAATTTCCCAACCCCTCTTCTCAATCCTCGAAAACATCTTAGAATTCC CCGAAAAGTTTCAAAACAACAACCCAACCAGAGCTTATGTGAGAGATGCCAAAGCCATGGCAGCCACCCCATCTAACGTGATCGAGTATGCTGATGCCTACGCTATTGTGGTGGACATGCCCGGAATTAAGCCTTCTCAGATCAAAGTTCAGGTGGAGGACGACGGTGTTTTGGTGGTTGCCGAAGAACGGCGAAGGCCGGAGGGTGAGAATGGTGGTGGTGATGGAGTTAAGTATTTGAGGATGGAAAGGAGAGTTGGGAAATTTATGAGGAAGTTTTGTTTGCCGGAGAATAGCGACAAAGACAATGTCTCCGCCGCTCATAACGACAGAATTTTGACTGTAACTGTTCGGAAAATTCCGCCGCCAGTGACTCAGAGACCTAAGACCATTGAGGTCAAGGGTGCCTAA